From Sediminibacterium sp. TEGAF015, a single genomic window includes:
- the murD gene encoding UDP-N-acetylmuramoyl-L-alanine--D-glutamate ligase — protein MSNNIIILGGGESGVGAAVLAKHKGLNVFLSDGGSLKEIYKAELRANGIEFEEGGHSEERILAADEVVKSPGIPEKNEMVKAIRAKGIPVISEIELAYRYKGDSKIIAITGSNGKSTTTALIYHICKTAELDCAMVGNIGYSFARQVAEDPKPLYIIEISSFQLDDIKTFRPNVSVLLNITEDHLDRYNYVFDNYIRSKFRIIENQTEEDFFIFCLDDEVIAQKLPLLTIHTNPLPFSMKQEVKKGGYIKGDQMMLRIQEERVSMSIYDFALKGKHNQYNTMAAGIAAATIGIRKEKIRDAVKNFHSLEHRMEFVAMVRGVEFINDSKATNVNSTWYALESMNKPTVLILGGVDKGNDYTLIAELVKEKVKAIVCMGTDNSKIIAAFKDIVPTIIETDSAKKAVNAAFRAAGKDEVVLLSPACASFDLFKNYEDRGTQFKEAVKEL, from the coding sequence GTGAGTAATAATATTATCATATTAGGCGGAGGCGAAAGCGGAGTAGGTGCTGCGGTATTGGCAAAGCACAAGGGGCTAAACGTGTTCCTGTCTGACGGTGGCTCACTGAAAGAAATCTACAAAGCGGAATTGCGTGCAAACGGAATTGAATTTGAAGAAGGTGGTCATAGCGAAGAAAGAATTTTAGCAGCAGACGAAGTGGTAAAGAGTCCCGGTATTCCGGAGAAGAATGAAATGGTGAAAGCCATTCGTGCCAAAGGAATTCCGGTAATCAGTGAAATTGAACTGGCTTATCGCTATAAGGGTGACAGTAAAATTATTGCCATCACAGGTAGCAATGGCAAGAGCACTACCACTGCTTTGATTTATCATATCTGCAAAACCGCTGAATTAGACTGTGCCATGGTGGGCAATATTGGTTATTCGTTTGCCCGTCAGGTGGCAGAAGATCCCAAGCCACTCTACATTATCGAGATCAGTTCTTTTCAATTAGATGATATTAAAACCTTCCGACCCAATGTGAGTGTATTACTCAACATCACGGAAGATCACTTAGACAGATATAATTATGTATTTGATAATTATATCCGCTCTAAGTTTCGCATCATCGAAAACCAAACAGAAGAAGACTTCTTCATCTTCTGTTTAGACGACGAAGTAATCGCACAAAAACTCCCATTACTAACTATCCATACTAACCCACTACCATTCTCTATGAAACAAGAAGTAAAAAAAGGCGGCTACATCAAGGGCGACCAGATGATGCTGCGCATCCAAGAAGAAAGAGTAAGCATGAGCATTTATGATTTTGCCCTTAAGGGGAAGCACAACCAGTACAACACAATGGCAGCGGGTATTGCAGCAGCAACCATTGGCATTCGAAAAGAGAAGATCAGGGATGCTGTTAAGAACTTCCACAGCCTGGAGCATCGCATGGAATTTGTGGCGATGGTACGTGGTGTTGAATTCATTAACGACAGCAAAGCTACCAACGTTAACAGTACCTGGTATGCTTTGGAAAGCATGAATAAGCCGACTGTATTGATTTTAGGCGGTGTTGACAAAGGGAATGACTATACTTTAATAGCCGAATTGGTAAAAGAAAAAGTGAAAGCCATTGTTTGTATGGGAACAGACAATAGCAAAATCATTGCTGCCTTTAAAGATATTGTACCAACCATCATAGAAACGGATAGTGCCAAGAAAGCGGTGAACGCTGCTTTTAGAGCTGCTGGAAAAGACGAAGTGGTTTTATTAAGCCCTGCTTGCGCCAGCTTCGATTTATTTAAAAACTACGAAGACAGAGGAACCCAATTTAAAGAAGCTGTTAAGGAATTGTAA